In Romeriopsis navalis LEGE 11480, a single window of DNA contains:
- the cobA gene encoding uroporphyrinogen-III C-methyltransferase: MPSGKVYIIGAGCGTADYLTLRAYKLLQQAEVLVYDALVDPAIIALRAATCETCFVGKRGGQPSIKQPEIDRLLVQYCQQGKQVIRLKTGDPFIFGRTTTEIQALKAANCQFEVIPGISSVLAAPLLAAIPLTDRVLSRSFTVVSAHAPDELDWETLAAVDTLVILMGGRTLPTIIDRLLSHSKSAQTAVAIIQWAGQPQQQIWTGILADIVFQTKGEKLSPCVIVIGEVVRLREFLVPDDATNPTHSHNPAFDEEI; the protein is encoded by the coding sequence ATGCCCAGTGGCAAGGTCTATATCATCGGTGCCGGTTGTGGCACAGCCGATTACTTAACCCTACGTGCTTACAAATTACTGCAACAAGCAGAAGTATTGGTCTATGACGCATTAGTCGATCCGGCAATCATCGCCCTCCGCGCGGCGACTTGCGAAACCTGCTTCGTGGGCAAACGCGGTGGCCAACCCAGTATTAAACAACCCGAAATCGATCGCTTACTGGTGCAATATTGCCAACAAGGTAAGCAAGTCATCCGCCTCAAAACCGGCGACCCCTTTATCTTCGGTCGGACCACCACAGAAATTCAAGCCCTCAAAGCAGCAAATTGCCAGTTCGAAGTCATCCCCGGGATATCTTCCGTGTTAGCCGCACCATTGCTCGCAGCAATTCCTTTAACGGATCGCGTTTTAAGTCGATCGTTTACCGTTGTGAGTGCCCATGCTCCAGATGAGCTTGACTGGGAAACGCTAGCAGCAGTCGATACGCTCGTGATTCTGATGGGGGGACGCACCTTACCAACGATCATCGATCGCCTACTCAGTCATAGCAAATCCGCCCAAACCGCCGTGGCCATCATTCAGTGGGCCGGACAACCCCAACAGCAAATTTGGACCGGCATATTAGCTGACATTGTATTTCAAACCAAAGGCGAGAAGTTATCCCCCTGCGTCATCGTAATTGGCGAAGTCGTCCGCTTACGCGAATTTTTGGTCCCTGATGATGCCACCAATCCCACCCACAGTCACAATCCAGCATTC